In Actinoplanes lobatus, the DNA window ACCAGCAGACCGGCGATCTCCGGGTACGCCGTGAAGGTGGACTCCACGTACTGCTGGGTGAAGACGTTCCCGGCCTGGCGCAGGTACTTGGCGTAGGCCCGCAGCACCACCACCTGCCGCCAGGTGAGACCGGCCCGCAGCACCAGCTCGTTGAAGCCGTCCACCTCGGCCTCGCCCCGCCAGGCGGCCGCGAACGCGTTCTCCACCTGCGGGCGGACCTCGGCCAGCTCGCGGTGGCCGGCCGGGGGCAGCAGGCCGAAGTCGTACAGGTAGATGGTGCCGTCGGGGCGGCGGATCTCGTACGGCCGCTCGTCGGTGACCCGGACGCCCAGCGAGTGCAGCACCGGCAGGACGGCGGAGAGCATCATCGGCTCGCCGTACCGGTAGACCTTGAACCGGACGTCGCGCTCGTCCGGCTGCGGAGTGCCGTCCGCGCCCAGTCGCCGCCGCCGGAACAGGTGCATGGCCAGCTGGCCGGGCTCCTCGAGGAGCTCCAGCTTGGCCAGGTCCTGCATCCCCTCGTACGGGGTGTGCGTGTTCTTGTAGCTCTCCGGGTAGGCCGCCGAGTACCGCTGGAACAGCCGCCGCGCCTGCTCGTCGCCGAGTTTGCGCTCCAGCACCAGGGAGAAGTCGTCGTCCCACATCCGGGTCGCGTCGGCGAGCCGCTCGGCCAGCTCGTTCGGGTCCAACTGGCCGGGCGGGGCGGCCGGGTCGGTACGCACGATGAAGTGCACCCGCGCCAGCATCCGCTCGGTGACCCGGGTCGTGTAGTCCACCCCGACGCCGTTCAGCTCACGGAGCAGGATCTCCTGCATGCGCAGCCGGTTGCCGGTGGTGAAGCGGTCCCGGGGCAGGTAGATGAGGCAGGAGATGAACCGGCCGTACCCGTCGCGGCGCAGGAAGAGGCGCAGCTGCCGGCGGCCGGCCATCCGCAGCACCCCGATGACCGCCTCGTACAGGTCGTCGGTCTTGATCTGGAAGAGCTCGTCCCGGGGGTAGGTCTCCAGGATCTGGAGCAGGTCCTTGCCGGAGTGGCCGCGCGGCGACAGGCCCGAACGGTCCATCACCTCCTGCACCTTGCGCCGGACCACCGGCAGCTCGCGCACGCTCGTCCGGTACGCCGAGCTGGAGAACAGGCCGAGGAACCGCCGCTCGCCGACCACCTCGCCGGCCTCGTCGAACAGCTTCACGCCGATGTAGTCGAGGTACGCGGAGCGGTGCACGCTGGCCCGCGAGTTGGCCTTGGTGATCACCAGGAGCCGCTTCTCCATGGCCCGCTCGTAGATCTCCGGGGCCATCTCCTCGGCCAGCCGGCGCGGCTTGCTCGCCCCGCGCAGGATGCCCAGCCCGGTGCCCGGAACCGCGGACAGGACCCCGTCGTCCAGCCGGTACTCCCGGTACCCCAGGAAGGTGAAGTGATCGTTGGCCAGCCACTTGAGCAGCTCGATCGAGTCGGTGAGGTCCTTGTCCGGCACCGGTGAGGGGTGCTCGGAGCCCCGGGCGGCGGCCAGCTCGTCGGAGATGACCATGGCCCGCTGGCGCATCCGCGGCCAGTCCTCCACCGCGTCCCGTACGTCGGTGAGCACCCGCCGCACCTCGTTGAGCAGTTGCTCGCGGGCCTCCGGGCGGCGGACCGGGTCGATCTCGATCCGGATCCAGCTCTCCACCAGGTCGCCCTCGATGGCGTCGTCCGGCTCCACCTCGGCCTCGAGGTGGGCCAGCGCCCCGAGCGGCTCGCGGCGCACCACGATCAGCGGGTGAACCGTCAGATACACCTGGAGGTTGTGGGCGTTGAGCAGGGCGATCACCGAGTCGACCAGGAACGGCATGTCGTCGGTGACGATCCGCAGGACGCTGTGCGACTGCGACCCGGACGGCTCGGTGATGGCGAGTTTCAGCTCACCGGGCAGCCGGTTGCGGGCCAGTTCGCGGTGCTCCGCCGCGGCCGCGAACATCTCCTGGGGTGTGTATCCGACCAGTTCCTCGTCGGGTGCGAACCGCCAGAAGCGGCCCACCAGAGATGCGGTCGTGTGGTCGTCCCCCGCCTGTTCGACAGCCTGCGCCACCAACCGCTCAGCGTTTGGCACATCGTCGAGAACGGTCTGATCAGAATCGGTCGCTGCCTCGTCGGCGACAGCCATGGTCCGGCGCTCCCCTCACCCACGGCATTGTGGGCTCGAACGTGTCGAGCACAGCCTAGAACCATGCCCATGGCCCACCTCACACCCCGGGTGTGCCAGCGGCGTTTGGGTGGTATCGCCCCATCCGGGAACCCCCACGACGGGCTTGTACCCATTACCGTGCGACCTAGCCAATCATGGTTGTCACAGCGTTCACGGTCGTTCACGGTCGTCTCATGGGAGGAACACACATGCGCCGCACCCCGGCGGGCCTGTCCGCACTGCTGCTCGTGCTGACCGCGGGCGGGTTGACCGGCTGCTCCGCGGAAGGCCCCGGCGACACCGTCTCCGACTTCCTGAGCGGCTGGTCCGGAGGCGACCTGAACAAGGTCGGCTTCGTCACCGCGGCCGGCGCCGAGGTTCCCGCGCCCGAGGTGCAGACCCAGATGCGCGACCTCTACGGCGACCTCCTGGACCAGAAGGTCACCGTGTCCGGCACCGGCGACGTCAAGACCACCGGCGACGACGCCACCGCGCCGGTCACCGTCAAGTGGGCGCTGCCCGGCGGCGTCGAGTGGAGCTACCCGAGCACCGTCCGGCTCACCAAGGCCAAGAGCGACGGCTGGCAGGTCGTCTGGGAGCCGGCCATGGTCCAGTCCGAGCTCAGCCCCGGCGACAAGCTCCGGCTCCGGCGGGTCGCCCCGGAACGCGCCGCCATCGTCGACGCGAACGGCAAGGCGCTCTTCGGGCCGCAGAAGGTGGTCGTCATCGGCGTCAGCCCGGAGAAGATCAAGGACCTCGCCCAGCTCCAGAAAGACCTGGCCGCGGCGTTCCGCAAGGTGGACGTCGACGTCGACCTCGGCACCCTGAGGACCCGCGTCGAACAGTCCGACCCGGGCGCCTTCATCGAACTCGTCACGCTGCGCCGGGCGGTCTACGACAAGATCCGGACGGACGTCCGGCCGCTGGCCGGCACCGTCTTCCGCGAGGAGACCCGGTCGCTCGCGCCCACCCGGGAGTTCGCCCGCTCCCTGCTCGGCACCGTCGACCAGGCCACCGAGGAGGACATCGCCAACTCCGGCGGGGTGCTCGCGGTCGGTGACAACACCGGGCACGGCGGGCTCCAGGAGAAGTACGACACCACCCTGCGCGGCGTCTCCGGCCTCTCGGTGGTCATCGCCCGCGAGGCCGCCGACGGCGCCACCGAGGACACCAAGCTCTTCACCTCCGAGCCGGTCGCCGGCAAACCCGTGAAGATCACCCTGGACACCCGGGTGCAGAACGCCGCCGACCAGGCCCTCGCCGCCGAGAAACAGCCCAGCTCGCTGGTGGCGATCCGGGTCGGTGACGGCGCCGTGCTGGCCGCCGCCAACGGGCCCGACCCGGGCGGCGTCAACACCGCCTTCACCGGGCAGGTGCCGCCCGGCTCGACCTTCAAGATGATCTCCGCGTACGGGCTGCTCGCCCGCGACGCGATCACCGCCGACACCGCCGTCGACTGCCCGAAGACCCTCACCGTCGACGGCCGCGAGTTCAAGAACTCACACGACACCGCGCTCGGCAAGGTCCCGTTCCACGTCGATTTCGCGAAGTCCTGCAACACCGCCTTCGCCGCCCTCGCCCCGAAACTCGGCTCCGCCGGACTCCAGGAGGCGGCCGGCGTCCTCGGCCTCGGCGGAAAATGGGACCTCGGCGTCGACGCCTACACCGGCCAGGTCTCCGACGGCGGCACCGCCACCGAGCTGGCAGCGGCCGTTTTCGGTCAAGGCAGCACGGTGGTGAGCCCGCTCGCCATGGCCGCGGCCACCGCGGGCGTCGCCAAGGGACAGTTCCAGGCCCCCACCCTGGTCCTCGACCCGGCGCCCACCGCCACCCCCGCCCAGCAACTCGACCAGGAGGCCATCACCGCGCTCCGCTCGATGATGCGCGAAGTGGTCACGTCCGGCACGGGCACCGCCCTCCGCTCCGTCCCCGGCAAACCGGTCTACGGCAAGACCGGCACCGCCGAATTCCAGACCGGCTCCGCCGACACCCACTCCTGGTTCGTCGGCTACCAGGGCGACATCGCCTTCGCCGTCATGGTCCAGAAGGGCGGCGCCGGCTCCGAGGCCGCCGTCCCGGCCGTAAAACGCTTCCTCACCGCATTGAACTGACCTATTTCGTACGGGGTGGACCGCACCCGCCAACGTGGACCGTCCCGTAGCACCCCGCGAGCATCTGCCCGGTCCAGGCCGTGACGCGCCCGCCGGGCCGATGCCTCCGGTCACCCCCACCCGAACCGATCCGGCCGGCTGCCAGTGCTGTCTCACCCCACCGAAACAGCACCCACAACCAGCCGGGAAGATCCAGCCGGCCGTGAGGGTCGTTCAGCGGGCCGGGCAGCGATCAGGCGGCGCCGGGTGGGAGACCGTCGAGAGGGTCCGGGCCCGCGGTCGGCGGGCCGAAGCCGCCGTCCACGGGCGGATCCGCCGGCGGGCGCGGGCGCAGCATGCCGGGACGGGTCGCGGGGATCGGCTCCGAGTCGAGCAGCGGAGCGGAACCGAGCAGCCGGGAGAGCAGGCGCACCTCGTTCGGCCCAGACCTGGTGTCCGGTTTGTCACGCGGCGGCACGGATTCCTGATCGGCCGGTTCGGACGTCGCCTCCGGCTCGGCCTCTTCCGGGTCTGAACCGTCCAGGTCGGCGTCGCCAGGATCGGCGCTCTCCGAATCGGCGCGGTCCCGGTCGGCATGATCCCGGTCGGCGTGGTCTGTATCGGTTCGGCTGGAGCTTTCCGGGTCTGATCGGTCCGGATCGGCTTCCACGCCGGGGTCGTCACCGGGTTCGCCCACCTGGTAGGAGACCTCAACGGCCTCGCTGTGCGTCGAGCCGTTCGATGCCGGGGATGAGCTGAATCGGTCATGGGCTGTCCGGGAGTCGTCCCCGATGCCGGCCGTGCGGCGGCCGTTGGCGCTCCGCGATGTGCCGAGGGCCGCCGCCAGGACGAACTCCGCGTCCACGGGCAGCGTGTTCTCCATCGGGCGAGCCGACGCGGACCCGCCCCGGCCGCTCTCCGTCGCGGCGTCACCGGAGGAGGACGGACCCACCTGTACCGGGATCGCGCCGCGCGCCGCGACACCCGCCCCGGCCCCGGCTGCGGGCTCGCCGAGCGGCACACCGGCGCCTGGGTCGACCGCCCCCGATCCGCCGGCGGGCGCAACCGGCCCGGACCCGGAATCGGGCGCAACCGGCCCGGACCCGGCTGAGACCGGCGCTTCACCGAGCGGGTTCCCACCAGCGGAATCGACCGCCCCCGCGCTGCCGGACGCGGCCCCGGACCCCGGCTCACCGGCTGATGCGCCGTCTGCGGGATCCGCCGTCTGCGCATCAGACGATTCGGCCCTGGCTGACGCCTCGCCGGCCGGCGCCCCGCCCGCGGCGGCTTCCGAACCCGGCCCGGCTCCGGGCGCGGACTCGGCGAGCGCGGTTCCACCAGCGGAGTCACCGGTCGTCGCCGAGCCGGGCCGCTCGCCGGCCGACGTGCGGGAAGGCTCAGTGGCCGACGTAGCGGTGTCGGCCGCCTCGAAGTCCGGTGCGGCGGGCGCGGCCGGGTCGCCGGCGGCCGCCTTGAGGTCCGGTGTGGCCGTGGTGGCCAGGTCGCGGCGGGCCGCGACCAGGTCCGGGCGCGGGGTCGTGGCCCGGACCGGGGACAACCCGCTCGCCACGGCGGACGTGATCTCGGCGGCGTACCGGCCGTCCGGGTCGTAGTCCGGGTCGAAGACGGTGATCTCGACGCCCAGGCAGTGCGGGGACTCGACCAGGCCGGCCAGCAGCAACTCCAGCTCGGGGAAGGCGATGCCGCCCGGGTCGGGGGCGTCGACGGCGGGCATGACGGCCGGGTCGAGGACGTCGACGTCCACGTGCACCCAGTAGCCGGCGCAGTCGACGAGCTGGTCGCGGGCCCACTGGGCGCTGCGGGCGGCGCCCTCGGCACGCAGCGCGGGGACCGGCCGCGTCACGATGCCGGCGGCCTGGAGGTCGAGGCGGTACTCGTCCTGGGCGCGGATGCCGAGGACGACCACGTCGATGTCGCGGAAGTACGGCCGGCGGGACTCGATGGCCGCGAGGTTCGCCTGGCCGCGGCCGGTGACGAGGGCGAGGTCCTCACCGGCGGCGGCGCCCACGTACGACGCGTTGCCGGGGTGCCGGAAGTCGGAGTGACCGTCCACGAACACCAGCCCGATGCGGCCGCCGACCGCGTCGCCGAGCCGGTGCATGGCGATGCCCGATCCGATCAGGATGGAGCAGTCCCCGCCGAGGACGACCGGGAACTCGCCGCCGTCGATGATGGCGCCGATCCGGTCGGCGAGCGCCCGCGAGTATGCGGCGATCTCGGCGGCGTGGGCCACCCCGTCGCCGGGTCGCCAGTCGCCCGGGTCGTACCGCGGCGGGGTGAGGCAGCCCGCGTCGCGGGCGGCGAGGCGGGTGAGCAGGCCCTGATCGCGGAGGGCGCCGGGCGCTTTGGCGCAGCCCGGCACCGACGTCGCGGTCGGCGGGCGCAGGCCGAGATTGGACGGCGCGTCCAGAACGGCGATGCGGCGCACGACGCCCTCCTTCGTTCGACAACCGCGGGCTACGAGAACCGCAGCCTACGAGAACCGCGGGCTAGAAGAGCGCGCTGGCCAGCGCACGCCGCGCGCCGGCGACCGCGGGGTCCTCCGGGCCGGCCACGAGGAACAGCGACAGCAGGTGCTTGCGGACGGCCTCCCGGTCGTCGCCGGTGGTCCGCTTGATCAGGGCGATCAGGCGGGCGTACGCGTCCGGAGCCTGACCGCTGAGCACCTCGATGTCGGCGGCGAGCCGCTGGGCGGCCACGTCGTCGGGGTCGGCGGCGGCCTTGGCCAGCACGGACGACGGGTCGGCGCCGCTGATCCGCCGGTACAGCTCGACCTGGGCGAGGCCGGACTCGGCGGCCGCGTCGGCGGGCGACTCGGCCAGGATCTTCCGGTACGCCGCCTCGGCCTCGTCCAGGTCGCCGGTCATCAGGGCGTCGTCGGCCGCGTCGAGGCGCGGGTCCTCGGGGGTGGCCACCTCGACCCCGGCCGCCTTGAGGACGGCGTCGATGTATTGCCGGATCTGGGCCTCGGGCAGGACTCCGCTGAAGCCCTCCACCGGCTGCCCGCCGATCACCGCGGTCACCTGGGGGATGCCCTGCACCCGGAACACCTGCGCCAGGCGCGGGTTGAGATCCACATTGACCTTGCCGAGTATCCACGCACCGCCGTACTCAGCGGCCAGGCGCTCCAGCACCGGCGACAGCTTCTTGCACGGGTCGCACCAGTCGGCCCAGAAGTCCAGAAGCACCGGAGTGGTCAGTGACCGCTCCAGAACGGCCTGGAAGTCGGCCTCTGTGACATCGATGACCGTCTCCGGATTGACGCCGGGCACCGTGCCCGGCACGCCCGCGTCCGGGGTGGCCGCGGGGGCGGCGGGACTGCTGGGGGCGGCCGGTTTGGCCGGTGCCGCGGGGCGCAGCGCGCTGAGATCGACCGCGCCGCGGGTGAAGATCGACGGAGTGGTCCGTGGGTCGCTCATGGTTACCTAGTCTCGCACGCTGTCACGCCTGTTCGCGCCGCCACCAGCCCCTCGATATCGGACGTCACAACGACCCGGCCGGCCCGGGAGCCGGCCGGGTCCGGTGGTCAGAAGCGCGGCGGCTCCCGGTAGATCCCCCACTCCGATTTCAGCACGCCGCAGATCTCGCCGAGGGTGGCTTCGGCACGGACGGCGTCGAGCATCGCGGGGATCATGTTCTCCCCGGTACGGGCCAGCGCGACCATCCGTTCCAGAGCCGCTTTCACCCGTACCCCGTCGCGGTCGGTCTTGCGGGCGGAGAGCTCGCGCCGCTGCACCTGCTCGACCTCGTGGGAGACGCGCAGGATCTCCAGCTCCTTGGCCAGGGTGCTGTTGTGCGCGTTGACGCCGACCACCTTCTTGTCGCCCTTCTCCAGCGCCTGCTGGTAGGCGAACGCGGCCTCGGCGATGTGCGCGGTGAACCAGCCGTCCTCGATGCCCCGCAGGATGCCGGCGGTGATGCTGCCGTCGTGGCCGAGCTCGCGGATCCGGGTGAAGATCTCCTCCGCCTCGGCCTCGATCCGGTCGGTGAGCGCCTCCACGTACCACGATCCGCCGAGCGGGTCGGCCACATTGACCACCCCGGTCTCCTCCATGATCACCTGCTGGGTGCGCAGGGCGATCTCGGCGGACTCGTCGGTGGGCAGTGCGAGGGTCTCGTCGAGGGCGTTGGTGTGCAGCGAGTTGGTGCCGCCGAGGACCGCGGAGAGCGCCTCGATGGCGGTCCGGACCACGTTGTTGACCGGCTGCTGGGCGGTGAGCGAGACCCCGGCGGTCTGCGTGTGGAACTTGAGCCACAGCGCCTTCTCGCTGGTGGCGCCGTAGTCGTCGCGCAGGTGCCGGGCCCAGATCCGCCGGGCCGCGCGGAACTTGGCGATCTCCTCGAAGAAGTCCACGTGCGCGTCGAAGAAGAAGCTCAGCCCGGGCGCGAACTGGTTGACGTCGAGGCCGCGGGACAGTCCCAGTTCGACGTAGCCGAAGCCGTCGGCCAGCGTGTACGCCAGCTCCTGCGCGGCGGTCGAGCCGGCCTCCCGGATGTGGTAGCCGCTCACCGACAGCGGCTTGTACTTCGGGATCTCGGCGGCGCAGTACTCCATCAGGTCGCCGATCAGGCGCAGGTGCGGCTCCGGGGCGAAGAGCCACTCCTTCTGCGCGATGTACTCCTTGAAGATGTCGGTCTGGAGGGTGCCGTCGAGGTCGCGCAGGTTGACGCCCTGCCGTTCGGCGGCCACCAGGTACATGCAGAAGACCGGCACCGCCGGGCCGGAGATGGTCATGCTGGTGGTGACGTCCTGGAGCGGGATGCCCTCGAACAGCACCTCCATGTCGGCGGCCGAGTCGATCGCGACGCCGCAGTGCCCGACCTCGCCGAGCGACTCGGGCTCGTCGGAGTCGCGGCCCATCAGGGTGGGCATGTCGAACGCGACGCTGAGACCGCCGCCGCCGGCGGCCAGGATCATCTTGTAGCGCTCGTTGGTCTGCCGCGCGTTGCCGAACCCCGCGAACTGGCGGATGGTCCAGGTCCGTCCGCGGTATCCGGTCGGATAGAGACCCCGGGTGTACGGGAACTCGCCCGGCCATCCGATCCGCTCGAATCCGGGATGGGCGGCGCCTTCGGGGGGCCCGTAGACGGGGTCGACCGTCACGCCGGAGAGCGTGGTGAAGTCGGCGTCCCGCTTGCGGGCCGCATCGTAGCGTCGTTGCCAGCGTTCCCGGCCGGCATGGATCTCGGCAGCGTCCATGCGGCCATCGTAGAGCAGAACTGAACGATCATTAAGCCCCCGGAAGCCGGTGTTCGAAGATCCAGGCCTGCGGGTCGCCGTTGCGGTACAGCAGCCGCATGACCGCCGGCAGGGTGGCGTCCCGCAGCGCCGCG includes these proteins:
- a CDS encoding penicillin-binding transpeptidase domain-containing protein; the protein is MGGTHMRRTPAGLSALLLVLTAGGLTGCSAEGPGDTVSDFLSGWSGGDLNKVGFVTAAGAEVPAPEVQTQMRDLYGDLLDQKVTVSGTGDVKTTGDDATAPVTVKWALPGGVEWSYPSTVRLTKAKSDGWQVVWEPAMVQSELSPGDKLRLRRVAPERAAIVDANGKALFGPQKVVVIGVSPEKIKDLAQLQKDLAAAFRKVDVDVDLGTLRTRVEQSDPGAFIELVTLRRAVYDKIRTDVRPLAGTVFREETRSLAPTREFARSLLGTVDQATEEDIANSGGVLAVGDNTGHGGLQEKYDTTLRGVSGLSVVIAREAADGATEDTKLFTSEPVAGKPVKITLDTRVQNAADQALAAEKQPSSLVAIRVGDGAVLAAANGPDPGGVNTAFTGQVPPGSTFKMISAYGLLARDAITADTAVDCPKTLTVDGREFKNSHDTALGKVPFHVDFAKSCNTAFAALAPKLGSAGLQEAAGVLGLGGKWDLGVDAYTGQVSDGGTATELAAAVFGQGSTVVSPLAMAAATAGVAKGQFQAPTLVLDPAPTATPAQQLDQEAITALRSMMREVVTSGTGTALRSVPGKPVYGKTGTAEFQTGSADTHSWFVGYQGDIAFAVMVQKGGAGSEAAVPAVKRFLTALN
- a CDS encoding tetratricopeptide repeat protein, whose amino-acid sequence is MSDPRTTPSIFTRGAVDLSALRPAAPAKPAAPSSPAAPAATPDAGVPGTVPGVNPETVIDVTEADFQAVLERSLTTPVLLDFWADWCDPCKKLSPVLERLAAEYGGAWILGKVNVDLNPRLAQVFRVQGIPQVTAVIGGQPVEGFSGVLPEAQIRQYIDAVLKAAGVEVATPEDPRLDAADDALMTGDLDEAEAAYRKILAESPADAAAESGLAQVELYRRISGADPSSVLAKAAADPDDVAAQRLAADIEVLSGQAPDAYARLIALIKRTTGDDREAVRKHLLSLFLVAGPEDPAVAGARRALASALF
- a CDS encoding acyl-CoA mutase large subunit family protein, whose translation is MDAAEIHAGRERWQRRYDAARKRDADFTTLSGVTVDPVYGPPEGAAHPGFERIGWPGEFPYTRGLYPTGYRGRTWTIRQFAGFGNARQTNERYKMILAAGGGGLSVAFDMPTLMGRDSDEPESLGEVGHCGVAIDSAADMEVLFEGIPLQDVTTSMTISGPAVPVFCMYLVAAERQGVNLRDLDGTLQTDIFKEYIAQKEWLFAPEPHLRLIGDLMEYCAAEIPKYKPLSVSGYHIREAGSTAAQELAYTLADGFGYVELGLSRGLDVNQFAPGLSFFFDAHVDFFEEIAKFRAARRIWARHLRDDYGATSEKALWLKFHTQTAGVSLTAQQPVNNVVRTAIEALSAVLGGTNSLHTNALDETLALPTDESAEIALRTQQVIMEETGVVNVADPLGGSWYVEALTDRIEAEAEEIFTRIRELGHDGSITAGILRGIEDGWFTAHIAEAAFAYQQALEKGDKKVVGVNAHNSTLAKELEILRVSHEVEQVQRRELSARKTDRDGVRVKAALERMVALARTGENMIPAMLDAVRAEATLGEICGVLKSEWGIYREPPRF